A single genomic interval of Roseofilum reptotaenium CS-1145 harbors:
- a CDS encoding tetratricopeptide repeat protein: MSQTALDLAIEGETCRLRKDYRKAISFFRQAIRKNDKYAWAYAHLGSAQLNRHGREVPSQDARENLEIAIALRQDHYPWAIAKLGQYWFESGNYPKAIEEYTKALKQSPGYSWALAHRGWAYYRDSQYEPAYRDFTAAIQNTDNEYAFAYAMRAATSGKIISQKESKIPEMRSDTEKLEAYKFILEKYHSVTADILQAIFLNKNIYDRTRTSLDLSRFTNDMKTRGIAVGSHQFSLRFLEEVRAIEDAARSQKTP; this comes from the coding sequence ATGTCGCAAACAGCATTAGATTTGGCAATAGAAGGCGAGACGTGTCGTCTACGTAAAGACTATCGTAAAGCAATAAGTTTTTTTAGGCAGGCCATTCGAAAAAACGATAAGTATGCTTGGGCTTACGCACATCTTGGGTCAGCCCAGCTAAACAGACACGGCCGTGAAGTTCCTTCGCAAGATGCCAGAGAAAATTTAGAAATAGCCATCGCACTCAGGCAAGACCATTATCCTTGGGCAATAGCAAAGCTGGGTCAATATTGGTTCGAGTCGGGTAATTACCCAAAAGCCATAGAGGAATACACGAAAGCTCTCAAACAATCTCCTGGTTACTCTTGGGCTCTAGCTCATCGGGGATGGGCTTACTATCGTGACAGTCAGTATGAGCCTGCATATCGTGATTTTACAGCAGCTATTCAGAACACAGATAATGAATATGCATTTGCTTATGCCATGCGGGCTGCAACTTCAGGGAAAATAATATCGCAGAAGGAAAGCAAAATTCCAGAGATGAGAAGTGATACAGAAAAGCTAGAAGCCTATAAGTTCATACTAGAAAAATATCATTCTGTGACGGCTGATATCCTTCAGGCTATTTTCCTAAACAAAAACATATACGATCGTACAAGAACTAGCCTCGATTTGTCCAGATTTACTAACGATATGAAGACAAGAGGGATAGCCGTCGGCAGCCATCAATTCTCTCTGAGGTTCTTAGAGGAAGTAAGAGCAATTGAGGATGCTGCAAGGAGTCAAAAAACTCCATAA
- a CDS encoding tetratricopeptide repeat protein: MMRNNGQTLEKLDRELASNPQNARAWAGRGENYRLMKRYREALEDFNRAIELNPNYAWALAHRGETSFLLDAFEEALEDFNRAIELQPNYVWALAHRGVTYERIERYEDALVDLDRAIELQPDYAWAIAYRCRTYEMLRRYEEALVEFDRAIALDKTIIKEGWLAERGLFLTLIERYAEAMEHYQQALETDPEDSLTLYWIATLKARWKGLLEARPEIERAKSVLQAKLAADSSETSATIYELGGLAAIEGRNDEALAFLEEAISLDYFPRRRALHDLAWFDLHLEPRFQKVTNVCSNSRNIL, encoded by the coding sequence ATGATGAGAAACAACGGACAAACTTTAGAGAAGCTAGATAGGGAGCTCGCTAGCAACCCCCAAAATGCTAGGGCATGGGCGGGGCGAGGTGAGAACTATCGGTTGATGAAGCGTTATCGGGAAGCTCTGGAAGATTTTAACCGAGCAATAGAGCTAAACCCAAACTATGCTTGGGCGTTGGCTCACCGAGGAGAAACTTCTTTTTTACTGGACGCTTTTGAGGAAGCCCTAGAGGATTTTAACCGAGCAATAGAGCTACAGCCAAATTATGTTTGGGCTTTGGCCCATCGCGGCGTAACTTACGAGCGAATCGAACGTTATGAGGACGCTTTGGTAGACCTCGATCGCGCGATCGAATTGCAACCGGATTATGCTTGGGCGATCGCCTACAGATGCCGAACTTACGAAATGTTAAGGCGCTACGAGGAAGCTCTGGTGGAATTCGACCGGGCCATAGCCCTCGACAAGACCATTATCAAGGAAGGTTGGCTTGCCGAAAGAGGATTATTTCTCACTTTAATAGAACGATATGCTGAGGCCATGGAACACTACCAACAAGCTTTAGAAACAGACCCCGAAGATAGTTTAACTCTTTATTGGATTGCAACTCTTAAAGCTCGTTGGAAGGGATTGCTGGAAGCTCGACCGGAAATAGAACGAGCCAAGTCAGTGTTGCAAGCCAAACTGGCTGCGGACAGTTCGGAAACCAGTGCTACTATTTACGAGCTTGGTGGCTTGGCCGCTATTGAGGGAAGGAACGACGAAGCCCTAGCATTTTTGGAAGAGGCTATATCCCTAGATTATTTTCCTAGGCGCAGGGCTCTTCACGATCTAGCTTGGTTTGATTTGCATCTCGAACCCCGTTTTCAAAAAGTTACAAATGTTTGTTCTAACAGCCGAAATATATTATAA